GTTTCTCGTTGCGGGCGCCGGTTGATCCACCCTGGTAGTTGATGTGGAAGCCGATCTTCTGGGCGACCGTCTCCACCGCCTCGGGGAAGGAGAGCTGCTCCATCTCCATGAGGAAGGAGAAGACGTCGCCGCCCTTGCCCGTGGAGAAGCAGTGGTAGTAGCCGCGGGCGGGGCGCACGTGGAAGGACGGGGTGCGTTCGTCCTTGAACGGGCTCAGGCCCTTGAGCGAGTCGGATCCGGCGGGTTTGAGCTGGACGTATTCCCCGACGATCTCGTCGATGGCGGCGCGCTCACGAATAGCCTCGATGTCGCTCTCCGGAATACGTCCCTGTGCCATGTGGGACAGACTACCGCGTCTGGCAAACCACACCCCGGGGTTATCCACAGGCCCAGCAGGTCCGGTTCTGTGAACGGGGGGTGGCCGTGAGACGATGGAGTCATGGCCGAAGGAAAATCCCCGCTGAAGAGGGCCGGCGCCGCGATCGGCGGGCTGCTGCTCGCCGTCGTGGCCGGATACCTCGGGCTCGACCAGGCGCAGGAGCGCGGCTCCGGAACGGACAGCTCCGGCACCTGTGCCCTGGATTCCCTTCCCGACGAGGCGGAGGAGACGGCCGCCGACATCAACGCCGGCGGGCCCTACGACTTCCCCGACAACGACAACCAGCGCTTCGGCAACTACGAGGGTGTGCTTCCTGACCAGGATTCCGGGTACTACCGGGAATACACCGTCGTCACGCCGGGCCTGGATCACCGCGGGCCGCGCCGGATCGTCACCGGCGGCGGCACGGAGGAAGACCCCGAGACCTGGCACTACACCGATGACCACTACGAGTCCTTCTGCGAGATCCCCGATGCCGACACGTAACTCCGCCATTCTGCTGACCTCCGAGGTCGGTTCCCGCGGGCAGTTCTTCACCGCCCTGGCCTCCGCGCTGCGCCTGCCCGACCGCGGGCACCGCCCCGCCCCGACCAACCTCGACGACATGGCCGACCTGCTCCGCGAGACCCACGTGGACAAGGTCATCTGCAGCCACTGCTCCCTGGACCATTCGGACGAGCATGCGCTGCGGCAGGTCTTCGACGACCTCGGCATCGCGTGGGTGCGCTGACATGGACTGGGACAGCATCGGGGTGTCGGATTCACCGCTCATCGACGTCGCCTCCGACGCCCTCGCCATGGGCGAGCCGTCGTGGCCCCGCGGCTACCAGCGTTACCGCATCGTCCGCACCTGGCAGTCGCTGATCCTGGCCTCGGAGGGCCTGGGCCCCACCGAGCTGTACCTGGAGATGCCCACCGCCCAGGGCTGGCTGACCGCGCAGGTGCGCAACCAGTGGCAGTTCGACCTGCTGAGTACGCTCTGCCGCTCGCTGGTGACCGCGCAGTGGCCGGACACCCCGTTCGTCGTCACCGCGCCCGCGCCCTTCAGCGCTCCCCCGCCACTGACCGACGGGCAAGTTATGGCAGCGGCCATCGGCGTCCCCGTGCCCGGCCGCAGCTCGGAGGCGCTCCCGGTGACACCCCTGACCGCCCGGGAGCTCGCGTTCCTCCACGGCGGCGGCGCGCTTGACCCGGTCATTCAGGCCCGACAGGAGATGGGTTTCCACCACGTCGTGGTAGATGCCCCGGAGGTGACGTCGCTTATCGACGACCGCCTGCCTACCCCATGAATCCAGCGAGCCCCGCCGACTGCTGAGCCACCCGCTCCAGCCGGGACTCCGTCATGGACGCCATCTGGTCGATGATCACGCGGTGACGCTCGCGATCGTCCGCAGCGTTCTCAAACCAGGCCCGGAACATCGGATCCAGCCCGCCGGCGCCGCTGGCGTGCAGGTAGTCATGCACCCGGAAGATGCGCTCGCGCTGGCGGTCCTGACGCTGCTTGTGGCGGGGTTCGTCCATGACGTAGAGCACGGCGATCGACTTGAGCAGCACCACCTCGGCGCCGGCCAGGCTGGGCACCACCAGCGCGCCGTTCTCCCTGCCCAGGGGGTCCGGCCCGGTCGCCGCGAGGGTGGCGGAGACGCTGGCGCCGACGAACCGGCCGACCAGCTCCGAGGTCAGCCTCTTGAGGTCCACGTAGCCCTGCAGGCTGCCGTCGAAATCCGCGGCGGCCGCGACGATGGGGAGCTCGCGCAGGGAGGCGGCGGCGTCGAGAAGCTCCTCCACGTTGCCGCCGAACGCCTGCGCGCCCTTCTCCGCCAGCGACACCAACTCGACTAGGTCCCAGAGGACCTTGAGGCTCACGCGGCCGGAGACGATCCCGTCCTCGACGTCGTGCACCGAGTAGGCGATGTCGTCGGACCAGTCCATGACCTGGGCCTCGATCGGCGGGCGGGCATCGGAGTGGCCCTCACGGACCCAAGCGAGAATCTCCGCGTCCTCGTCGTAGGCGGAGTACTTCCGGTTCTCCGAGCCGTCTGGGTTGGTGCGGGTCACCGGGTACTTGCACGCCGCGTCCAGGGCGGCGCGGGTGAGGTTGAGGCCAAGAGACTCGCCACCCGGCCCGAGGATCTTCGGCTCCAGGCGGGTGAGAATCCGCAGTGTCTGCGCGTTGCCCTCGAAGCCGCCGCAGTCCTGCGCGACCTCGTTGAGCGCCAACTCGCCGTTGTGGCCGTAGGGCGGGTGCCCGATGTCGTGGGTCAGCCCCGCCATCTCACACAGGTCCGGGTTCAGGCCCAGGCCCGATCCGATGCCCCGGGAAATCTGCGCTACCTCCAGGGAATGGGTCAGGCGCGTGCGCGGGGTGTCGCCGTCGCGGGGGCCGACGACCTGCGTCTTGTCGGCGAGGCGTCGCAAAGCCGCCGAGTGCAGCACCCGGGCCCGGTCCCGGGAGAACGCGTCCCGGTTGTCCGGTTCACCGTCACCGAGCTGGCTGGACTTGGGGCCTTCCGCCCCACGACGCTCGGTGTCCGCGGCCGTGTAGTCGTACACATCTCCTCATTTCCCGGCGCGGATGTGCTCATGCCGCGCCCTTCTCGACGGCCGGAGAGCCCCCTCGCACCTCCGCAAACTGTCCTCCACCCTATCCGCCGCGCGTGCCCCGGCCAGCAGGAACACGTCGGCGACCAGCAATCCGCCCACCTCATGGGCGAGAGTGAGCCACCACTGTCTCACGGGGAACCGCACCGGGCAGTACGGCGTGGGTGAGACCACCGCGTCCAGGCCCACCGAGCGGAAGATCTTCTCCGTGCGCAGCGCGTGGTGGGGATCGGTCACCGCCACCACCCGGCCGGGGTTTTGCGCGGCCAACGCCTCGGCGGAGGTCCGGGTGTCCGACCCCACCTCCAGCGCGGTGATCCGGTCGGCGGATATGCCCTGCTCGAGGAGAAAGGTGCGCGACACCCCGGCCTCGGCGAACCTGTCCCCCGGCAATGACCCACCCAGCGTGAACACCTTCGCCTCCGGCCAGCGGCGGGCGAGGTCACGGGCGTGCTCGAGCCTGCCCAGCAGCTGGCGCGAGGAACGGCCGTCGTACTGCGCGGTCCCCAGTACCGCGACCGCGCCCGGGTTCTCTCCCGCGTCCCGGCGCCGACGGGCGTGGACGAGGATGCGCAGCGGGTAGGCGGCCGGGGCGAGGGCGAACAGGAGGCGTTTCATCGTGAGTCAGTATGCCCGCCCGGTGAGTAGAGTTGTGCCCATGAATCCGAAGTGTCGATCCTTCTCCCTCGCCCTGTGGTCCGTCGCCGCCGGCGGCCTCATCACCGGCATCGCCGGTGTCGCCACCGCCCCGTTCGCCGCGGCCGCCGACCTGCAGTTCTCGGCCCAGGCCACCTCAACCCAGCTGCGGCAGCCCGTCACCGACGATGCCGGTGTGCTCTCGGCCGCGGATGTCTCCGCCATCGAGGACGCCATCGCCCGGCTGCAGGACGAGAAGCAGCTCACCCTGCGGGTGGTTTACCTGGACAGCTTCGGCGGCCAGACGCCGGAGCAGTGGACCCGCTCGGCGGTCGACTCCTCCGGCGGGGGAAACATCGGTGTGTTCGCCGTCGCCACCGGGGACCGCCAGTACGGACTCCTGGGCGGCTCCGCCTGGAGCAACTCGGATCTGGACGCCTTCGACGCCGGTGCGCTCGACGCGCTGCGCGCCGGCGACTGGGCCGGGGCGCCCGTCGACGGCGCCGAAGCCATTCTCGGCCAGGGGGAGGTGTCCGGCGAGTCCGCGGCCTGGCTCGGCGCGGGTGGTGTCGGAGCCGTCGCCGCCGGCGGTGGCCTGTGGGCCTATTCGCGGCGACAGAGCAAGAAGCAGCGTGGCGATGCCCTGGCCACCTCGCGGGAGCTCGACCCCGCTGACACCCGGCAGATCGCCTCGCTCCCCGTCGACACGCTCCGCGCGCGCAGCGAGGAGGTCATCGTGGCCACGGATGAGTCCGTCCGCGCAGCTCAGGAGGAACTGCAGGTCGCGTCGTCCGAGTTCGGCCCGGAACGCACCCGTCCCTTCCTCAAGGCGCTCAACGCGGCGAGCTCCGCCCTACAGCGGGCATACCAGACCCGCGCGCAGCTCAACGACTCCATCCCGGAGACCGAGCCCGAGCAGCGGGCCATGTACACCGACATCATCTCCAGCTGCGGCCAGGCCCAGCAGGCGCTCAACGAGGAGTCGGGGCACTTCGCCGAGCTGCGCAACCTGCTCATCAACGCGTCCGCCAAGCTGGACGAGCTCACCCAGCGCACGGTCGATCTGCGCGCCCGCCTCGAGCCCGCCACGCAGACCCTGGCCGCGCTGCGCACGAACTACTCCCCCGAGATGCTCACCAGCATCAACGACAACGACGACATGATCGACGAGGCCCTCGACCACGCCGAGTCCTCCCTCTCTCAGGCCAGGGCCCTGGAGGCGAAACCCGCCGGCCAGCAGGGCGGGCTGATCGACGCGATCCGCGAGTCCGAGCGGGCCATCGCGCTCGCCGACTCCCTGCTCCAGGGCATCGAACACGCCGAGGCCAACATCTCGTCCGCGAAGACCAGCCTGCCCGGGCTGATCGCCGAGGTCGAGGGTGAGATCGCCGAGGCCGCGCAGCTCAAGGCCCGGGGCACGAGCCAGGGCGCCGCCGTGAACTGGCCGGCTCTCGACGCCGCCGTCGCCGAGGCACAGCGCGGCCTCACCGAGGCCCGTTCCATCATGGACGCGGACCCGCTGAGTGCCCACAGCAACCTCATGGAGATTGACTCGCGTCTCGACGAGCAGCTCGACTCTGCGCGGGAAACCACCCAGTCCCAGGAACGACAGCTCGGACTCTTCGACCAGCAGCTGTCCGCGGCGGTCTCCCAGCTGCAGGGTGCGGAGGATCTAATCGCCTCCCGCGGCCGTCTCATCGGCTCGCAGGCCCGCACCCACCTCGCGGAGGGGCAGCGACTCGCCGCGCAGGCGCAGACCCTGCGCCTGCGCGACACCCGTCAGGCCACGGAGTTCGCCCGCGCGGCCGGCACCGCGGCGCAGTACGCGGCCAAGTCTGCAAACGACGATGTTCGCGCCTACCAGCGTCGACAGGCCGCGCAGACCAGCGGGCAGCTGATCCAGGGCATGGTCATCGGCTCCATGCTCTCCGGCGGCGGCCGCGGTGGTTTCGGTGGCGGATTCGGCGGCGGTTTCGGAGGCGGCGGTGGCGGCTTCAGCGGTGGGGGCGGCGGCGGAGGCTTCCGCGGCGGCGGATTCTAGATCCGGGTCTCCCGCTGGGGAGCGTCCACTAGGACACATCCCCAGGTGAGGAAGACGGCGTCGAGTAGCGGTAGTGCGACATCACGCCGCACCTCCACCTTCCCGGACAGCTGCGGGCGGATCTCCGCCACCACCCCGGTGGCGGTGCTGATGTCGCGCCGCTTGCGCCAGGGATTGCGCCGCGCCAGGACGTAGGTGCGCCCCTCGCAGTCGGCGTGCAGGATGGTCACGGTCAGGCCCTGCTGCCGCAGGCGCATCGAGCCGTCCGTCGAAGTCAGCTCGAACCGCGTGCGCCCACGCTCGAGCGGGACTCGCTGGCCGTCCACGTGCAGCACGGAGTCGGAGACGTGGGCGATCACTGAGCCGTCGTCGGCCAGCAACTCGTCGCCGTCCCAGACCCAGTGCTGCATCAGAGAATCCAGACCAGAACTGCGACGAGCGTGAGCAGCAGCATGCTGACGATCAGCGCGATACCCGCGTTGGTCTGTTTTGCGTCGAGGATCAGCCGGGCGAACCAGCTCAGCGCGATGGCCTCCTCCTCCGTGGGCTCACCCTCGCCGTCGAACTCGACGATCGCCCTGCGCACGCCGCGGTGGGCCCCGGTGAACTGACCGAACTTCTCGCCGGCCGCGTCCTCGATGACCCAGTCCTTGGAGGTCTCCCCCACCAGGTGGAACGAGCGCTCGGCGACGGTGGCCTCGACCAGGGAGCCGCGTTTGAGGTTTCCCCGGGCGCGGAACTCGCGGCCGTCGGGAAGTGTCATCGAGGCGCCGGACTTCGGGTCGACGTCGAGCGCCCACTGCTCCTCTCCGACCGTGGCGGTGCTCTCCGTGAAGACTGCGAGATCACGCACCCCGTCCTCCTCCCGGAGGATCGGTGCACGGGGGTCGGAGCGGTCCCAGCTTGTGTAGCGCATCAGCAGCCGATCAGGCGCTGCGCGAGGTAACCCTGCAGCTCTGCCAGCGGGACGCGGACCTGCTCCATGGAGTCACGCTCGCGGACGGTCACGGCGTTGTCCTCGAGGGAGTCGAAGTCGAAGGTGACACAGAACGGAGTGCCGATCTCATCCTGGCGGCGGTAACGGCGGCCGATGGCCCCGGAGGTGTCGTAGTCGATGTTCCAGAACTCGCGCAGACCGTCGGCCAGCTGCTGGGCGGGCTCGGAGAGCTCGGGTTTCTTCGACAGCGGCAGCACGGCCACCTTGACCGGCGCGAGGCGGCGGTCGAGCTTGAGCACGACACGCTTGTCCACGCCGCCCTTGGAGTTGGGGGCCTCATCCTCGTGGTAGGCGTCGATGAGGAAGGCCATCATGGCACGGCCCAGGCCGGCGGCCGGCTCGATGACGTAGGGGATCCAGCGCTCGTCGTTCTCCTGGTCGTAGTAGGAGAGGTCGTCGCCGGAGCCCTCGGAATGCACGCGCAGGTCGTAGTCGGTACGGTTGGCGATGCCCTCCAGCTCGCCCCACTTGGAGCCGGCGAAGTTGAAGGCGTACTCCACGTCGACGGTGCGCTTGGAGTAGTGCGAGAGCTTCTCCTGCGGGTGCTCGAACAGGCGCAGGTTCTCCGGGCGGATGCCCAGGTTGATGTACCACTGGTGGCGGTCATCGATCCAGTGCTGGTGCCATTCCTCGTCGGTGCCGGGTTTGACGAAGAACTCCATCTCCATCTGCTCGAACTCGCGGGTGCGGAAGATGAAGTTGCCCGGGGTGATCTCGTTGCGGAAGGACTTGCCCGTGTTGGCGATGCCGAAGGGCGGCTTCATGCGGGCGGTCGTCATGACGTTCTTGAAGTTGACGAAGATGCCCTGCGCCGTCTCCGGGCGCATGTAGTGCAGACCCTCCTCGTCGGCCACGGGGCCGAGGTAGGTCTTCATCAGGCCGGAGAACTCGCGCGGCTCGGTCCAGGAACCGGGCTGACCCGTCTCGGGGTCGTTGATGTCGGCGAGGCCGTTGGCCGGCGGGTGGCCGTGCTTCTCCTCGTACGCCTCCAGCAGGTGGTCGGCGCGGTAACGCTTGTGGGTGTGCAGCGACTCCACCAGGGGATCGGAGAAGACGTCGACGTGCCCGGAGGTCTCCCAGACCTGGCGCGGCAGGATGATGGAGCTGTCGATGCCGACGACGTCCGCGCGGGAGGTGACCATGTGGCGCCACCACTGGCGCTTGATGTTCTCCTTGAGCTCGACTCCCAGCGGGCCGTAGTCCCATGCGGAGCGGGTGCCGCCGTAGATTTCTCCGGCCGGGAAGACCAGTCCTCGGCGCTTGCAGAGGTTGACGACGGTATCGATCACAGACGCAGCCATGGGGGTTTCTTCGACTCCTAGACAATGGGGATTCGCTCAGCGGTGTCCTGATGGCGTCTCCGCCGGACCGCGAGGCAGTTGCTCCCACAGTGTAGCGCCCCTGCTGACACGGGCAGAGGGCGCGGCGGGGCAACTAACCGGCCCGCAGGAAACGCGGTAGGGCGTGACATGGGGCCCTGTCAACCCTTAAAGTAGGACAACCATATAGTGTTTGTACTGGAACTGAACGTCCGGGCTCCGCCGCGCCGCCGGGGTTTCGCTCCTTCCATATCCCCGCTACCGTGGAGTTTCATCACCACGAGACCAGTGTTTAGCAGGCAGACCACCGCCTGAGAACCGAGAAGAGGCACAATGTCAGAGCCCAACCCCGGCACCGCCGCCATCGAGTGCGCCGCGCTGGTCATTAGTGCACTGGACTCTGAACAACGCCTACAGATCATTCTCAAGCTGGCCGAACGTGACCACGTGGTCCACGAACTCGTCGCGGCGCTGGGCAAGTCGCAGCCCCTCATCAGCCAGCACCTGCGGGTGCTCAAGCGTGTTGGCCTGGTCACCTCGACCCGCGCCGGCCGCGAGGTGGCCTACCACCTGGCGGTCCGCGAGGCCGCCGATATCATCGATCTGGCCAACCGCGTGGGGGTCACCGCAGCGGCCGGCACCGTCGACGAGCTCGACGCCCGTCGCTCGTCCCCGTCCCACCAGGTGGACAACTCGGACAATGAGCAGGTCTCGGCGGTGACCGACGAGTCCGCAACTGGAGGCAAGGCCGCCATCGCCGGGCGCGCCTCCGACGACACCCTGGATATGCCGGGCCTCATCCCCGAGCTTCCCACTCCCCCGATTCCGCGGATACGATAGGCCGGTCACCCCGCCCGTCCGACCACGTCCGTGAGGTCTGCCCATGCCGCCCCTGCATTCCGCTAAACCCCGGGTGGGCGTGCGCAACACACGTCAGCGCACCGCCGTGGTGGAGCTGCTGGACACTCTCGACGGGTTCCTGTCGGCGAAGGACATCCACCGGCGTCTCGACGCCCTGCACGCCGACGTGGGCCTGACCACGGTGTACCGCACCCTGCAGTCGTTGGCCGAGGTGGACGCCGTGGACGTGCTGCACATGGATTCCGGGGAGACGCTCTACCGGGCGTGCCACTCCGACGATCATCACCACCACCTTGTGTGCACCCGGTGCGGGCGCACGGAGGAGATTGACGGCGGGCCGGTGGAGGCGTGGGCGCAGGACGTGGCCACGCAGTACGGCTTTCAGCTCACCGGGCACGACACCGAGGTGTTCGGCATCTGCGGTTCGTGCGCGAAAGCGCAGGACTAACCCACCACGGTGCCGAAGAGCACGCCCAGCACATAGGTCAGCCCCGCGGCACCCAGGCCGATGGCGAGCTGGCGAAGGGCCCGGGGCAGCGGCGGCTTCCCGGACAGCAGGCCGGTGACCGCGCCCGTGAACATCAGCGCGATGGACACGAGCACGAGGGAGACGACGGCCCCGGCCGCCGATCCCATCCCCAGGATGAACGGGATGATGGGGATGAACGCCCCGATGCCGAACGAGAGGAACGAGCTGCCGGCGGCGGTCCAGGACTCACGGGACGCGTCCGACCTGGCCTGCTCCCCCGAGGACAAGGCCTCGGCCGAGGCGCCTCCCGCGGTGGCGAACACCTCCTGCGCCCGCTGGTCCGCCTCCTGCGCGGACATGCCACGGGCGCGGAACACCAAGGCCAGCTCGTTGGTGTTGACGTCGACCTGGTCGATCAGCGTGTGTGCGTCGGGGTTGGGCGTGGAGGCCTCGAGCAGCTCGTACTGGCTGCGCACGGAGATGAACTCCCCGGCGGCCATGGACAGGGCTCCGGCAAGCAGGCCGGAGATGCCGGTCAACAGGACGGCGTTGGTGGGCATGCCCGTGCCCACGACACCGATCACCAGGGCGACGTTGGAGACCAGCCCGTCGTTGGCGCCGAAGATGGCGGCGCGGAACCCGCCGGAGATGCGCTCGCGTCCCTGGGCGGCCAGGGCGCGGACGACCTCGGCGTGCATGCTTTCGTCGGCGGCGATGGAGTCCGGGGCGTCGTCGTCGGCGAGGTAGGGGTTGTCGGACTCCGCGCTCTGCATGAGCGCGAGGACAAAGACGGAACCGAAGTGCCTGGCCATGAAGGCCATGATCCGGGTGTTAAGCCCGGGCTGGACGGGCATGCCCACCTGATCGCCGAGGCGGTCGTGCCAGTAACGCTCGTGGCGGGACTCGGCGTCGGCGAGCGACTCGAGAATCTCACGCTCCTCGCCGGTGCGTTTGCGGGCGAGCTCCCGGTAGACGGCGGCCTCGGCGCGCTCGTTGGCGAGGTACCGACGCCAGCGGTTGATCTGCTTTCGGCTCGGCACCTGGGTCATTTCGTACCTCCGAAACGACGGTCGCGGCGGGCGTATTCCTGGACGGCGTCGAACATGTGCTGCGGGGTGAAGTCCGGGAACAGCACGTCCTGGTAGACCAGCTCGGCGTAGGCGGACTGCCACAGCAGGAAGTTCGACGTGCGTTTCTCTCCCGAGGGGCGCAGGAAAAGATCGACGTCGGGCATCTGCGGATCGTAGAGGTACTTCGACACCAGCTGCTCGGTGATCTCGTCGGGTCGCAGGTCACCGGACTGCACGTCGGCGGCCATGGCGCGGATGCCGTCGACAAGCTCCGCGCGGCCGCCGTAGTTCACGCACATGGCAAACGTCATCCGGGTGTTGTCCCTGGTCATCTCCTCGGCGGTCTCCAGCTCCCGGATCACCGAGCGCCACAGCCGCGGCCGGCGTCCCGCCCAGACGACACGCACACCCTTCTCCCGCAGCATGTCGCGTTGCCGGCGGAGCACGTCGCGGTTGAAGCCCATGAGGAAACGCACCTCCTCCGCGCTGCGCCGCCAGTTCTCCGTGGAGAAGGCGTAGGCCGAAAGGTAGGGGATCTCCAGGGCCAGACAGGCGTCGATGGCGTCCATGAGCACGGCCTCGCCTCGTTTGTGGCCTTCCGTGCGTTTCATTCCCCGGTCGGTGGCCCAGCGACCGTTGCCGTCCATCACCAGGGCCACGTGCCGCGGGAGGAACTCGCGCGGGATCGACGGGGGGTTCAGTGCCAGGGCTTGCGGGTTAGTCACAACCAACCATTGTGCCACTTCACCGCTGCTCCATGACCTTCAAGCTGGACAACGTGGTTTCCAGATGCCACTGGAGGTGCGCGACCGTCAGCCGGTGGGCCTGGGCGCCCAGGTGCCCGCCCCCTTCGGCGGCGAGAATCGCCTCGGCCGCGGCGACGTGCCCGCCGGCCAGCAGCCACATGAGGTGAAGCGTCTGTTCGTCGATCTCCGCGCTTCCCGACGGCCGGCAGTTCAGGCAGGCGGCGCCGCCGACGCCCGGGTGGAAGGCATGGTGTGGCCCCGGGGCCTGGCAGGACGCGCAGTCGAAGAGACTGGGGGCCCAGCCCTCGGTGGCCATGGCCTGGAGGAGGAACGCGTCGAGGACGGCCACCGGGTGGGCGGAGACCTGCATCCGGGCGAGGGCGTCGACGACGGCGTCGAAAAGCGCGGGATCCTCCCCGTGGGCCGCCACCCGCTCCGCGGTCTCCAATACTGCCGACGCCGCGGCGTAACGGTCAAAGTCCTCGATGATGCCCGCGCCGTAGTACGCGACGGTGTCCGCCGAGGTCAGCGTGGCCAGATTGCGGCCGGGGTAGAGCTGCACGTCCAGCCGCACGAAGGGCTGCAGACGGGAGCCGAACCGAGACCTGGCCTTGCGCACGCCCTTGGCCACCGAGCGCACCACGCCATGGCTGCGGGTGAGCAGGACGACAACCCGGTCGGCCTCCCCGAAATCGTGGCTGCGGACGACGACGGCCCCGTCCCGGTAGGAACCGCCACGCATGTCAGAATCCCAGGCGGCCGAGCTGCTTGGGGTCGGACTGCCAGTTCTTCAGCACCTTGATGCGCAGGTCGAGGAAGATGTTCCGGCCGAGGAGCTCGATGATCTCCTTGCGCGAGCGCTGGACGATGGACTGCAGGCGTCGCCCGCCCGGGCCCTCGAGGATCTTCTGCTGGCCGGGGCGCTCGACGTAGATGATGGCGTAGATGTTCAGCCGGTCGCGGCCCTCGGGGTCGTCGAACATCTCGTCCACCTCGACGGCGACGGAGTGCGGCAGCTCCTCCTTCAGCCCGGAGAGAGCGGCCTCGCGGATGAGCTCGGAGATGCGGGTCTCGGTGTCGTCGTCGGTGAGGTGGTCGTCCGGGTAGAACTTCGGGCCCTCCGGCAGCTGCGAGACCATGACGTCGATGAGCTCGTCGATCTGCACCTTCTCCGTCGCGGAGACGGGGATGACCACGGGTTTCTTCTCGTCGCCGCCGAGCAGCTCGTAGAGCGCCATGAGCTGCACGGCCACCTGGTCACGGCTGACCTTGTCCAGCTTGGTCACAATGCCGATGATCGGCGTGCTCGGCGCGATCTCGCGCACCGCGTCGACGATCCACTTGTCGCCCGGGCCGATCTTCTCGTCGGCGGGGATGGTCAGGCCGATGAGGTCGACGTCGGCGTAGGTGTCCTTGACCACGGCATTGAGGCGCTCACCCAGCAGGGTGCGCGGGCGGTGCAGACCGGGCGTGTCGACGACGATGACCTGCGCATCGTCCCGGTGGATCAGGCCGCGGATGGGGTGGCGCGTCGTCTCCGGCTGATCGGCGGTGATGGCGATCTTCGTGCCCACGATGGCGTTGGTCAACGTCGACTTGCCGGTGTTGGGGCGGCCGACGAAGCTGACGAATCCCGAGCGGAAACCCTCGGGGGTGTCGGTGAAACTGGGCACAGGACTCCTTGGATGTGGTGCACGGACTTGCAGGTCAGCCTAGCACCGCACCGAGGTATTACCTGACCTGTGTGACCTCGAAGGTGCGCTGCGGCGCGACAAACGCCTCCTGCCCCCGGATG
This sequence is a window from Corynebacterium doosanense CAU 212 = DSM 45436. Protein-coding genes within it:
- a CDS encoding isoprenyl transferase, which gives rise to MTNPQALALNPPSIPREFLPRHVALVMDGNGRWATDRGMKRTEGHKRGEAVLMDAIDACLALEIPYLSAYAFSTENWRRSAEEVRFLMGFNRDVLRRQRDMLREKGVRVVWAGRRPRLWRSVIRELETAEEMTRDNTRMTFAMCVNYGGRAELVDGIRAMAADVQSGDLRPDEITEQLVSKYLYDPQMPDVDLFLRPSGEKRTSNFLLWQSAYAELVYQDVLFPDFTPQHMFDAVQEYARRDRRFGGTK
- the era gene encoding GTPase Era, which produces MPSFTDTPEGFRSGFVSFVGRPNTGKSTLTNAIVGTKIAITADQPETTRHPIRGLIHRDDAQVIVVDTPGLHRPRTLLGERLNAVVKDTYADVDLIGLTIPADEKIGPGDKWIVDAVREIAPSTPIIGIVTKLDKVSRDQVAVQLMALYELLGGDEKKPVVIPVSATEKVQIDELIDVMVSQLPEGPKFYPDDHLTDDDTETRISELIREAALSGLKEELPHSVAVEVDEMFDDPEGRDRLNIYAIIYVERPGQQKILEGPGGRRLQSIVQRSRKEIIELLGRNIFLDLRIKVLKNWQSDPKQLGRLGF
- the recO gene encoding DNA repair protein RecO, which translates into the protein MRGGSYRDGAVVVRSHDFGEADRVVVLLTRSHGVVRSVAKGVRKARSRFGSRLQPFVRLDVQLYPGRNLATLTSADTVAYYGAGIIEDFDRYAAASAVLETAERVAAHGEDPALFDAVVDALARMQVSAHPVAVLDAFLLQAMATEGWAPSLFDCASCQAPGPHHAFHPGVGGAACLNCRPSGSAEIDEQTLHLMWLLAGGHVAAAEAILAAEGGGHLGAQAHRLTVAHLQWHLETTLSSLKVMEQR